A genomic window from Hyla sarda isolate aHylSar1 chromosome 10, aHylSar1.hap1, whole genome shotgun sequence includes:
- the LOC130294368 gene encoding olfactory receptor 11A1-like, whose product MKRNQTITIEFVLLGFRDLHGLHIPLFLLCLMVYVLCLIGNLMIIVLVSCSQLLDSPMYFFLCHLSVCDMLLTTNIVPSLLHTILRSGRAMPFPDCLTQFQFFASSTGTECLLLTVMSYDRYLAICHPLSYIPIMGAKLRHHLVLGSWGLSFTITLIITVLMSRLNFCGENIIDHFFCDFTPILQLSCSDTRLLQTIDLILTAPVTLLPFMAIIVSYVCISAVIVKIPTVSGRQKAFSTCSSHLTVVTIYYVSLIAIYLVPASGHSMINLKILSLIYTVITPFLNPLIYTLRNKEIKVTFTKIFCFKLKRQENVSLQKQ is encoded by the coding sequence ATGAAAAGAAACCAAACAATCACCATTGAATTCGTCCTCCTTGGCTTCAGGGATCTCCATGGTCTTCATATCCCTCTGTTCTTACTGTGTTTGATGGTTTACGTCCTGTGTTTGATTGGGAACCTCATGATCATAGTTCTTGTGTCCTGCAGTCAACTCCTCGACTCCCCCATGTACTTCTTCCTCTGCCACCTGTCTGTGTGTGACATGCTCCTCACCACCAACATTGTACCCAGTCTTCTCCACACCATCTTGAGGAGTGGCAGAGCCATGCCATTCCCTGACTGCCTCACCCAGTTCCAGTTCTTTGCCTCTTCCACCGGCACTGAATGCCTCCTTCTGACGGTCATGTCTTATGATCGATACTTGGCGATCTGTCATCCTCTGTCTTACATACCAATCATGGGAGCGAAGCTGAGACACCACCTGGTGCTGGGTTCCTGGGGTCTGAGCTTCACCATCACATTGATCATCACAGTTCTGATGTCTAGACTGAACTTCTGCGGTGAGAACATCATTGATCATTTCTTCTGTGACTTTACACCCATCCTCCAGCTTTCCTGCTCAGACACCCGACTCTTACAAACCATTGACCTCATCCTGACGGCTCCGGTGACCCTGTTACCCTTTATGGCCATAATTGTCAGCTATGTCTGTATATCGGCCGTCATCGTGAAGATCCCTACAGTGTCGGGACGGCAGAAGGCGTTCTCCACCTGCAGCTCTCACCTCACTGTCGTAACTATATACTATGTGTCGCTTATTGCTATATATTTGGTGCCAGCCTCTGGACACTCAATGATAAACCTTAAGATTCTCTCATTAATATACACAGTCATCACCCCTTTCCTTAACCCTTTAATATACACGTTACGAAACAAAGAGATCAAAGTGACATTCACGAAAATATTTTGTTTCAAATTGAAAAGACAGGAAAATGTAAGTCTGCAGAAACAGTAA